The following proteins are co-located in the Hevea brasiliensis isolate MT/VB/25A 57/8 chromosome 11, ASM3005281v1, whole genome shotgun sequence genome:
- the LOC131170222 gene encoding uncharacterized protein LOC131170222, with protein MYDSVDVSSLRLVPDVVVPPKFKVPEFDKYNGNSDPRIHLATYIAKMSALTEDDRLLIEENGSTPNVTSNPLPHHDSSKGNGVNVVESQDQSLVTELDLLVPYFDEILMMATSEGYVHPYRHETRNDFSGSGCPYHGATDHELQACDEFKEEIWRMISLKILRCQLRSKEEEEVNTAIYGKSTTRSALKMSFSIPAPSTPPTPPQTIKRTPPQLLVTNTRVVPWNYNFQVYTQNASSSTSIPTLNHTYTQHIPAPKPCFTPHAHFKMTYAGPSNDSAPQFMPKLALTNDSQNPEVEFITRSGRCYGTEEKKSKGKVEVGESTETEEKMGKVVEKGESSGRKEEDELLLQIMKQSEYDEEIDSAGLKHTKALHVTVKWRGCLVAKVLIDNGSALNVLPNATLAKLPIDPSGMSQSSMIVRAFDGTKRDMLGEIDLPLQIGASARRNGRSGLGYDEDALIDGRFQIRSLLRDQRFDKPLEMKKIVPKILDVFTRPIIENLKEEDEESPSKSSINVLHLDAMPGILILPAIEE; from the exons ATGTATGACTCAGTTGATGTGTCATCACTGAGATTAGTTCCAGATGTGGTTGTCCCACCAAAATTTAAAGTCCCGGAATTCGATAAATACAATGGAAACTCAGACCCGCGCATCCACTTAGCCACTTATATAGCTAAAATGTCCGCTCTCACGGAAGATGACAGACTCTTG ATTGAAGAAAATGGCTCGACTCCTAATGTCACTTCGAACCCATTACCCCACCATGATAGCAGCAAAGGGAATGGTGTAAATGTGGTAGAATCCCAGGATCAAAGCTTGGTTACGGAATTGGATCTATTAGTCCCTTACTTTGATGAGATTCTCATGATGGCGACGTCGGAAGGGTATGTACATCCTTATAGGCATGAAACTAGAAATGATTTTTCGGGCtcaggatgtccttaccatggagcaACCGATCATGAGCTACAGGCCTGTGATGAATTTAAGGAAGAAATCTGGAGGATGATATCGCTTAAAATCTTAAGGTGCCAATTGAgatcaaaagaagaagaggaagtgaACACTGCCATTTACGGCAAAAGCACCACAAGATCTGCTCTAAAAATGTCTTTTTCTATTCCCGCCCCATCAACACCACCAACACCACCTCAGACAATCAAACGCACCCCGCCACAGTTGCTTGTTACCAATACCCGTGTTGtgccttggaattataatttccaagtttataCGCAAAATGCATCCAGCAGTACTTCCATCCCTACCCTCAATCATACCTACACTCAACACATCCCTGCCCCtaaaccatgtttcactcctcatgctCACTTCAAAATGACTTATGCAGGTCCCTCCAATGACTCTGCTCCCCAATTCATGCCAAAACTTGCCCTAACAAATGACTCTCAAAATCCAGAAGTAGAATTTATTactagaagtgggaggtgttacggcactgaggaaaagaaaagtaaagggaAAGTAGAAGTAGGAGAGTCAACtgagactgaggagaaaatgGGAAAAGTAGTAGAGAAGGGGGAATCCAGTGGgaggaaggaagaagatgaactaCTGCTGCAAatcatgaagcagagtgagtacgat GAGGAAATAGACtcggctggcttgaagcacaccaaggctctgcatgtgacagtcaAGTGGAGAGGTTGTTTAGTCGCTAAAGTTTTGATTGACAATGGCTCAGCACTTAATGTCTTGCCCAATGCAACCCTAGCAAAACTTCCAATAGACCCATCTGGGATGAGCCAAAGCTCTATGATTGTGAGGGCGTTTGATGGCACGAAGAGAGATATGTTAGGAGAAATTGATTTACCGCTTCAAAtaggggcat CTGCTCGAAGGAATGGACGCTCAGGGTTGGGATATGATGAAGATGCTTTGATTGATGGAAGATTCCAGATAAGGAGCCTACTaagggatcagagatttgataaACCTCTTGAAATGAAGAAAATCGTCCCCAAAATCTTAGATGTTTTCACCAGACCGATCATTGAGAACTTGAAAGAAGAGGATGAAGAATCTCCCTCAAAATCATCTATCAATGTCTTGCACTTGGATGCTATGCCCGGGATACTGATTTTGCCAGCTATAGAGGAATAA